The window CACACTTGACTTGCTCGAAGCCAAAACCCTTGAGGAGCAAACCAAGCTCTACAACGCCGTAGAAAGCAAAATCATCACCTTCTTAGTTCGTTGGCTGATGAACCGCCACCTAACACTCACCCTCCTAGGTGTGCCCCGTGCCCAGCGCCAACTGATAATGGACAAATACGATGACGGGGTAGCCGGCTTCGCCCAAGAGTGCCTACGGCAAGTATTTACCCAAATCCCAATCCACGACAACTACTTTTGGCGTGCTTATATTACCGGAAAGTATACCCCCGAATGTAGCCCCAATTACCTCAAGGCCGAAAATTTTGACACCCTAAGCCAGCGTGTAGACCGGATTCACCTCTATACTACCACTATCAGCGATTTCCTCAAGAAAAACCCCAAGCCTTATAGCCACTATATCTTGCTCGATCACCAAGACTGGTTGGCGGCCAACAATGTACCGGCACTGGAAGAGGAATGGGACTTGATTCTCAAAAATAGCCGCCCCGGCACTAAAATATTACTCCGCTCAGCAGCCCCAGAAGTAACTTTTATCCCCGAATTTGCAAAAAAGCGCTTGGTATTCGAACAAGAAGTTACCCAACGCACCCACAAAATCGATCGCGTAGGTACGTATGCCAGCGTGTATATGGGGATAGTACAATAAACCAATTTGTATTGGCCTCCTAGGGGGCCATACCCTCAATTTTGAAAGCCTATGAAAGACCGCCTTTCACAAGACAAAGAAGCCCAATTGGCCGATATGCGAAACTACTATAAGTTTCAGGCCAAAATTTATGACCTTACCCGCTGGGTTTTTCTCTTTGGGCGAAAGAGTATCCTCAAACACATTCCGTTTGAGCGCGAAGCCCAACTCCAAATCTTGGATGTTGGCTGTGGTACCGGAATCAACTCTTATAACCTAGCCAAGCGTTTTCCTAAGGCGCAAATCACCTCGTTGGATGTATCAGAAGATATGATTGAGCGCGCCACCCAAAAGCTGCGCCCTTTTGCCGACAGGGTGCAATGCTTACACCAACCCTACGAAAGCGGAACGCAGTACAACAATCACTTTGATATCATCCTCTTTTCGTATTCGCTGACGATGATTAACCCACAGTGGAGCGAACTGATAGACCAAGCCCGCCTCGACCTCAAGCCCGGTGGAGTGATAGTGGTTTCTGATTTTCACGATACGCCCGTAGGCTTGTACAAGCGCTTTATGCGTGCCAACCACGTCCGCCTCGATGGTCATCTGGTACCATATCTCCAACAACGCTTTGAGCCGGTATACACCAAAATCAAAAAAGGATATTTGGGTGTGTGGCAGTATATGATGTTTATAGGCAGAAAAGCATAAAAAATCTGCAAAAGACAAAACCCTGACAGCAGTCAAACGCAGTCAGGGTTTTTCTTGAAAGATACCCAATCAACAGTGGTTAGGGAAAAAGGCATGTACTGAGTTCCCTTTCTTGTAAATTTTGATATAATCTTTGTGGAGCTTATTCATCATCGGGATCGCCTTGTTTGGAATGATGCCGCATACGCTCCATCAGCATTTTTCGGAAACTATGTTCGGCCTCATAGAGTACTGCGACTTGTTCCCAGCTGATGACATTGGCAAAACGATACATATAATCTTTTTCTAGTGCTAGCTCTTGTTGTTTGAGCTGGAGTATTTGCTCTAAGTCAGCCTGTATGTTGGTGCTGTTTGAACGGTTTTTGCGCAGCCTTCGCGATTGTTCTTGGAGTTGTTGCCGCTCTTGCTCATATACATTATACAAAGCCCAAAAGTTGCCGGCTTGCTCAGGGCTGAGGTTCATCCTTTGTGTGAGATAAGCTGTCCGCATAGCCTTGATGTGTTCGTATCGTTCTTGTGCGGTGGCATTGGTCAGTTGGTCATCTGTTTGAGCGCTTAGCAGGGCGGGCGATAAAAGTCCGCAAATGGCTAAAAGAAAGAAGTAAATCGGTTTTTTCATGGTTGTTTTAGTTTAAGTTGGCCAGCGTAGGGAATGTTTCTAGTAGTTCTAAAAATTCCCACTCATCCATAGATGCCAGTAGTCGTTCTTCCCACCAATCGGTCTCCTCTACAACCATAATGACCTCAAAAGGCACATCCGCTTCAGTCAATGCCCAAGCGCTGAGTAGGGCATCATCATCTAGGGCTGTATCGAGTAGCGGCGTATCATTCCAGAAATTATTTACCCAGAACTCTTCTTCCCATACAGCTTTTTCGGATTCTTCGGCAGGGTTATCAGCAATATATGGCATAACAGAAGGAGGTATGGAAGTGGCTATATTTGTTCTTGACGTTGTGGTGGTAGGGTTGTTGGCTTCGGTTGGCGTGGGCGCATCCTTATGTTTGACAGCGCTCGCAGGTTTGGTGTTTGTGAGCGCAGTGTGTAGAGATACGCTGGTGTTTGTGAGCGTTTGCCAACCCTGATAC of the Eisenibacter elegans DSM 3317 genome contains:
- a CDS encoding DUF3419 family protein; protein product: MLKIKKSLNKVRDRVFKNVHSNNLIYNMCWEDPRCDRELLGFDQQSEVVMITSAGCNALDYLLDDPAAVHTIDMNPRQNAVLDLKKTLFQHGDYEHLWKFFGEGQYDEAPKYYEQQLKAKLPAYASEIWDKKLSYFTNKGLKKSFYFRGTSGSFAWLFNQYMRSRPKVYKGTLDLLEAKTLEEQTKLYNAVESKIITFLVRWLMNRHLTLTLLGVPRAQRQLIMDKYDDGVAGFAQECLRQVFTQIPIHDNYFWRAYITGKYTPECSPNYLKAENFDTLSQRVDRIHLYTTTISDFLKKNPKPYSHYILLDHQDWLAANNVPALEEEWDLILKNSRPGTKILLRSAAPEVTFIPEFAKKRLVFEQEVTQRTHKIDRVGTYASVYMGIVQ
- a CDS encoding class I SAM-dependent methyltransferase; the protein is MKDRLSQDKEAQLADMRNYYKFQAKIYDLTRWVFLFGRKSILKHIPFEREAQLQILDVGCGTGINSYNLAKRFPKAQITSLDVSEDMIERATQKLRPFADRVQCLHQPYESGTQYNNHFDIILFSYSLTMINPQWSELIDQARLDLKPGGVIVVSDFHDTPVGLYKRFMRANHVRLDGHLVPYLQQRFEPVYTKIKKGYLGVWQYMMFIGRKA